One genomic segment of Erythrobacter sp. THAF29 includes these proteins:
- a CDS encoding succinate dehydrogenase assembly factor 2 — MTDMPTFEERLARAKFRAWHRGTREADYMIGGFFDRYSAEWGVAALEWFEDLLAEDDVDVMAWAMKTAPVPERFQGELIEKMQALDYVDIPR, encoded by the coding sequence ATGACGGATATGCCCACCTTCGAAGAGCGGCTCGCGCGCGCCAAGTTCCGCGCATGGCATCGCGGCACGCGCGAGGCCGATTATATGATCGGCGGGTTCTTCGATCGCTATTCGGCGGAGTGGGGCGTTGCTGCGCTTGAATGGTTCGAAGACCTGCTTGCCGAAGACGATGTCGACGTGATGGCCTGGGCGATGAAGACCGCGCCTGTGCCCGAGCGTTTCCAGGGCGAGCTGATCGAGAAAATGCAGGCGCTCGACTACGTCGATATCCCGCGCTAA
- the recG gene encoding ATP-dependent DNA helicase RecG, with product MRPEALNPLFAETRDLEGVGPKLMKPLEKLGLTRIKDVAYHLPERFVTRRAIANLDEGSEGEQVIVALTPTEHRAARNPGRGPYRVLAQDEAGNICALTFFGRASYTAKKQLPVGEKRWVAGRLDRYGDMLQIVHPDHVEKDSSAHMGRLVEPVYALSEGLTQPKVASLTAQALERLPELPEWIEPSQFEREGWPAWRDALHLAHKDQHEKARDRLAYDELLANSLALLLVKAEGRRRKGQALIGDGHLREMLSLPFEMTGAQKRSIAEIEGDMQQEAPMLRLLQGDVGAGKTVVALHAMLIANEAGKQAALLAPTEILARQHFETLRNMAAPTGVEVALLTGRAKGKEREGILMGLLDGSIDILVGTHAIFQDTVNYKDLGLVVIDEQHRFGVQQRLALAGKGKRAPHTLAMTATPIPRSLTLAQYGEMDVSRLDELPPGRQAIDTRVVSQDRLDDMVAGVERHLASGQQAYWVCPMVRDSEIADIAAAEARYASLKERFGDDVVLVHGQLKPEVKDANMERFASGEAKLLVATTVIEVGVDVPSATLMVIEQAERFGLAQLHQLRGRVGRGSEKSVCVLLRGSELSETGRKRLALMRETQDGFRIAEEDLELRGGGELLGTRQSGEAAFNIANLEQVQKLLPAAHADARLLMDRDGGLTSERGEAARMLLYLFERDWGVQLLRGG from the coding sequence ATGCGCCCCGAGGCACTCAATCCGCTGTTTGCCGAGACCCGCGACCTCGAAGGTGTGGGGCCGAAGCTGATGAAGCCGCTGGAGAAGCTTGGCCTGACGCGGATCAAGGACGTCGCCTACCACCTGCCCGAGCGCTTTGTGACAAGGCGAGCGATAGCCAATCTCGACGAGGGCAGTGAGGGCGAGCAGGTGATTGTGGCGCTCACCCCTACCGAGCACCGGGCCGCGCGCAATCCAGGGCGTGGGCCGTACCGTGTGCTTGCGCAGGACGAGGCGGGTAATATCTGCGCGCTCACCTTTTTCGGGCGAGCATCCTATACGGCGAAAAAGCAGCTTCCGGTGGGCGAAAAGCGTTGGGTGGCGGGGCGGCTCGACCGCTACGGCGACATGCTCCAGATCGTCCATCCCGACCATGTCGAGAAGGATAGCTCAGCGCATATGGGGCGGTTGGTGGAGCCGGTTTACGCGCTGTCGGAGGGACTAACGCAGCCTAAAGTCGCCTCGCTAACGGCGCAGGCATTGGAGCGGCTGCCCGAGCTTCCCGAATGGATCGAGCCTTCGCAATTCGAGCGCGAAGGCTGGCCGGCATGGCGCGATGCACTCCATCTTGCGCACAAGGACCAACACGAGAAGGCGCGCGACCGGCTCGCCTATGACGAATTGCTCGCCAACAGCCTCGCTTTGCTATTGGTCAAGGCGGAAGGGAGGCGGCGCAAGGGGCAGGCCCTGATAGGCGACGGCCATCTGCGTGAGATGCTTTCGCTGCCGTTCGAAATGACCGGTGCGCAGAAGCGGTCCATTGCCGAGATCGAGGGTGACATGCAGCAGGAGGCACCGATGCTGCGCTTGCTCCAGGGCGATGTCGGGGCGGGCAAGACGGTGGTGGCGCTCCATGCAATGCTGATCGCCAACGAGGCGGGGAAACAGGCCGCTCTGCTCGCACCGACCGAGATTCTCGCCCGCCAGCATTTCGAGACTCTGCGGAACATGGCCGCGCCCACAGGGGTCGAAGTCGCGCTGCTCACCGGCCGCGCCAAGGGCAAGGAGCGTGAGGGCATCCTGATGGGGCTCCTAGACGGCTCGATCGATATCCTCGTCGGCACCCACGCGATTTTCCAGGACACGGTCAATTACAAGGATCTCGGCCTTGTCGTGATCGACGAGCAGCACCGCTTTGGCGTGCAGCAACGCCTCGCACTTGCGGGCAAGGGCAAACGCGCGCCGCATACGCTCGCCATGACCGCAACCCCGATCCCGCGCAGCCTCACGCTCGCTCAATATGGCGAGATGGATGTGAGCCGGCTGGACGAGCTTCCTCCGGGAAGGCAGGCGATCGACACGCGCGTCGTCTCGCAAGACCGGCTCGACGACATGGTGGCAGGGGTCGAAAGGCACCTTGCGAGCGGACAGCAGGCATACTGGGTGTGCCCGATGGTGCGAGACAGCGAGATCGCCGATATTGCCGCAGCCGAGGCGCGCTACGCCTCGCTCAAGGAGCGCTTCGGAGACGACGTCGTGCTCGTCCACGGGCAGCTGAAGCCAGAGGTGAAGGACGCGAACATGGAGCGCTTCGCCAGCGGCGAGGCAAAGCTGCTGGTTGCGACCACCGTGATCGAAGTCGGTGTCGACGTGCCGTCTGCCACGCTCATGGTAATCGAGCAGGCCGAGCGGTTCGGGCTTGCACAACTGCACCAGCTGCGCGGGCGTGTCGGGCGCGGGTCCGAGAAGTCGGTCTGCGTCCTGCTGCGGGGGAGCGAGCTATCGGAGACCGGCCGCAAACGGCTCGCCCTGATGCGCGAGACGCAGGATGGATTCCGCATCGCCGAAGAAGATCTCGAACTGCGCGGTGGGGGCGAATTGCTCGGCACCCGGCAATCGGGTGAGGCGGCGTTCAACATCGCCAATCTCGAACAGGTGCAAAAGCTGCTTCCCGCAGCGCATGCCGATGCGCGGCTTTTGATGGACCGCGACGGCGGGCTGACGAGCGAACGCGGCGAGGCGGCGCGGATGTTGCTCTACCTCTTCGAACGTGACTGGGGCGTGCAATTGCTTAGGGGCGGTTAG
- a CDS encoding fructosamine kinase family protein — protein MTLDLAAIAGALGSPVERTTPLAGGDISGASRLTLADGREIVAKAGPLVEVEARMLSAIVDTGAPCPGVIATGEKWFAMEWIEASGASDRWEALADTLHLLHRPKQASFGWDEDYAFGPVAIANQRCRDWARFWAERRLLCHVPYIDSALGKRIARLCERIGDLLPAYTTTSLLHGDLWGGNVIWSDGNAHLIDPACYFGHREVDWAMLTLFDHPPENFFALLDPEPGWRERQPLYRLWPWLVHLRLFGGSYRGAVERELAALGF, from the coding sequence GTGACGCTCGACCTGGCAGCCATCGCCGGGGCGCTAGGATCCCCGGTCGAAAGAACTACGCCGCTGGCTGGGGGAGATATCTCGGGCGCGAGCAGATTGACGCTCGCAGATGGGCGCGAGATTGTCGCAAAGGCTGGACCGCTGGTCGAGGTCGAAGCGCGAATGCTTTCGGCCATCGTCGACACCGGCGCGCCCTGTCCCGGGGTGATCGCCACGGGCGAGAAGTGGTTTGCGATGGAGTGGATCGAGGCGAGCGGAGCAAGCGACCGGTGGGAGGCGCTCGCCGACACGCTCCATCTCTTGCATCGACCGAAGCAAGCTTCATTCGGCTGGGACGAGGATTATGCCTTCGGTCCGGTCGCAATCGCCAACCAAAGGTGCAGGGATTGGGCGCGGTTCTGGGCCGAGCGGCGACTGCTTTGCCACGTGCCATATATCGACAGCGCACTCGGGAAACGGATCGCACGGCTGTGCGAGCGTATCGGCGACCTCTTGCCCGCCTACACAACGACCTCGCTGCTGCACGGCGATTTGTGGGGCGGCAATGTCATCTGGTCGGACGGGAATGCCCATCTGATCGACCCGGCGTGCTACTTTGGCCACCGCGAGGTCGATTGGGCGATGCTCACCTTGTTCGACCATCCTCCGGAGAACTTCTTCGCGTTGCTCGACCCGGAACCTGGCTGGCGCGAGAGGCAGCCGCTCTACCGGCTATGGCCGTGGCTTGTGCACCTGAGGCTTTTCGGCGGCAGCTATCGCGGTGCGGTAGAACGGGAGCTCGCCGCGCTCGGTTTCTAA
- a CDS encoding low molecular weight protein-tyrosine-phosphatase yields the protein MNEEPSFLFVCLGNICRSPLAEGAFRRATEEAGFDILADSAGTAAYHVGEPPDPRAIETALRNGTDISHLRGRQLVRDDFARFTHILAMDHQNLRNIEALRPQGADTHVSLLMDMVPGREGAAIADPYYGGEENFADTWDDAWMAAQALVEHLRGRG from the coding sequence ATGAACGAAGAACCGTCTTTCCTGTTCGTCTGTCTCGGCAATATCTGCCGCTCTCCCCTTGCCGAGGGCGCTTTTCGAAGGGCCACCGAGGAGGCCGGTTTCGACATTCTCGCCGACAGCGCCGGGACCGCCGCCTATCATGTCGGCGAACCGCCCGATCCGCGCGCAATCGAAACCGCACTCAGGAACGGGACCGACATCAGTCACCTGCGTGGGCGGCAATTGGTGCGAGATGATTTCGCCCGGTTCACGCACATCCTTGCGATGGATCACCAGAACCTGCGCAATATCGAGGCGCTGCGGCCACAAGGCGCGGACACGCATGTTTCCCTGCTGATGGACATGGTCCCGGGCCGCGAAGGGGCCGCAATTGCCGACCCTTACTACGGCGGCGAGGAGAATTTCGCAGATACGTGGGACGACGCGTGGATGGCCGCGCAGGCGCTCGTCGAGCATCTTCGCGGGCGCGGGTGA
- a CDS encoding DUF885 family protein — protein MHKLIAAALLAATAIAPVNPAIAHDHAAGETENEAVAQYKALREEVWDWTLDNNPQLATSVGDRRGDGKLGDWSLEAHERSLEEIRAFLARFDAIDTSALPADLLVDYGVIRRSLSDAAAAGEHQHDYYILFTNRGGWFSGFASLPYRSPFFTLADYESYVGRLEAYAKVNSDAIARSREAVARGLTQPCEPMEGFEGRIAQQIADDHTQSAFWQPFAGEKPSTLSDVDWEALKTRAETAITGSVFPAYREFLEFYESEYKPNCRTGTPGILATEGGDAYYAHRVRSFTTTDMTPDEVHNLGLGEVARIRAEMEEVAAKAGFDTREAFIEHLRTDPQYYMTDEQEYLRHTQALAKEIDGWMPKLFGKLPRQPYTVQPIPAANAPGNTTAYYEPGSLETGQAGIYRLNLTELDQRPLWELPALGVHEAVPGHHHQIALQQELDIHPLRANGTFFTAFVEGWGLYSERLGIEMGLYDTPAKQMGRLSYEMWRATRLVVDTGLHSKGWSKQEAVDYMLDNTALTPGNVDAEVNRYMTWPGQALAYKVGELKIRELRTRAEERLGAEFDLRAFHDTVLENGAVPLDVLEDYVNSWIDAQLAQKAAE, from the coding sequence ATGCACAAGCTGATCGCCGCCGCCCTGCTCGCCGCAACCGCGATTGCGCCGGTTAATCCCGCCATCGCCCACGATCACGCTGCGGGCGAGACGGAAAACGAGGCGGTGGCGCAATACAAGGCGCTGCGCGAGGAGGTGTGGGATTGGACGCTCGACAACAATCCGCAGCTTGCAACCAGCGTGGGAGACCGACGCGGCGACGGGAAACTGGGCGACTGGTCGCTCGAAGCGCATGAGCGCAGCCTTGAGGAAATCCGCGCATTCCTCGCGCGGTTTGATGCGATCGATACCAGCGCGCTTCCGGCCGATTTGCTTGTCGATTACGGGGTAATTCGCCGCAGCCTCTCCGATGCAGCGGCAGCAGGCGAACACCAGCACGATTACTACATCCTGTTCACCAATCGCGGAGGCTGGTTCAGCGGTTTCGCCTCGCTCCCCTATCGCTCCCCTTTCTTCACGCTCGCCGACTATGAAAGCTATGTCGGGCGGCTTGAAGCCTATGCGAAAGTCAATTCCGATGCCATCGCGCGCAGCCGAGAGGCGGTCGCACGCGGCTTGACGCAGCCTTGCGAACCGATGGAGGGTTTCGAAGGTCGCATTGCGCAGCAGATCGCAGATGACCATACCCAATCAGCATTCTGGCAGCCATTTGCAGGCGAGAAGCCTAGCACATTGAGCGACGTGGACTGGGAAGCGCTCAAGACACGCGCCGAGACAGCGATCACCGGATCGGTCTTTCCGGCGTATCGGGAATTCCTTGAATTCTATGAGAGCGAGTACAAGCCCAATTGTCGCACCGGCACGCCCGGCATCCTCGCGACTGAAGGCGGCGACGCCTATTACGCCCACCGCGTGCGCAGCTTCACGACGACCGACATGACGCCCGACGAGGTGCATAATCTGGGCCTCGGCGAAGTCGCGCGCATCCGGGCGGAGATGGAAGAGGTCGCGGCCAAAGCGGGCTTCGACACGCGCGAAGCCTTCATCGAGCATCTGCGCACCGATCCCCAATACTACATGACCGACGAGCAGGAATACCTGCGCCACACGCAGGCTCTTGCGAAGGAAATCGACGGCTGGATGCCCAAGCTGTTCGGCAAGCTTCCGCGCCAGCCCTATACCGTGCAGCCGATCCCAGCCGCGAACGCTCCGGGCAACACTACAGCTTACTACGAGCCGGGTTCGCTGGAGACGGGTCAGGCCGGTATCTACCGGCTGAACCTCACCGAACTCGACCAGCGCCCGCTGTGGGAGCTTCCCGCGCTCGGCGTGCATGAGGCGGTGCCGGGGCATCACCACCAGATCGCGCTCCAGCAAGAGCTCGACATCCATCCGCTGCGCGCCAACGGCACGTTCTTCACCGCCTTTGTCGAGGGGTGGGGCCTTTATTCAGAGCGGCTCGGGATCGAGATGGGCCTCTACGACACGCCCGCCAAGCAGATGGGCCGCCTTTCATACGAGATGTGGCGCGCAACGCGGCTTGTGGTCGACACAGGACTGCATTCGAAGGGGTGGTCCAAGCAGGAGGCTGTCGATTACATGCTCGACAACACCGCGCTCACGCCCGGCAATGTCGATGCCGAGGTCAATCGCTACATGACCTGGCCGGGCCAGGCGCTCGCCTACAAGGTAGGCGAGCTCAAGATCCGCGAATTGCGGACGCGGGCAGAGGAGCGGTTGGGTGCAGAATTCGACCTGCGCGCTTTTCACGATACGGTGCTCGAGAATGGGGCGGTGCCGCTCGATGTGCTCGAAGACTATGTGAACAGCTGGATCGATGCACAGCTGGCCCAGAAGGCGGCGGAGTAA
- a CDS encoding AarF/ABC1/UbiB kinase family protein, which translates to MADKPDRSRERSVPSGRVSRFASFGRLASGVAGGMMAEGARRLSRGEGLNPRDLILTPGNARRMADRLSHLRGAAMKMGQMISLDAGDYLPRELSDILATLRDQANFMPAKQLDKVLREEWGPDWRKQFRWFNPRPIAAASIGQVHKALTRDGEELAIKVQYPGIAESIDSDVDNVMTLLRVAGFAPPELEIDKLLAEAKKQLHQEADYRREGEQMAMYREKLADTPGFIVPRLHEPLTTDRILAMSFENGSPIEELENETDERRDAIFSKLLRLVARELFEFGVMQTDPNFANFRYRKDSGDIILLDFGACREVDPEVANAYRAMLEAGMAGDKERVKEETIKAGFMLPIVVEKHGDRVDRMIEIVVNEMSRDAPFDFGDRAFVPLLRQEGWEIAQDKDTWAFPPVETLFVQRKVSGTAFLGARLKAKANIRRITEEVLESTEPFPTAKAA; encoded by the coding sequence ATGGCTGACAAACCCGACCGTTCGCGCGAACGCTCCGTCCCCTCGGGGCGTGTTTCGCGCTTTGCCAGTTTCGGCAGGCTTGCAAGCGGCGTGGCCGGCGGGATGATGGCGGAGGGCGCGCGCAGGCTTTCGCGCGGCGAAGGTCTGAACCCGCGCGACCTGATCCTTACGCCCGGGAATGCACGGCGGATGGCCGATCGTCTTTCACACCTGCGCGGCGCGGCCATGAAGATGGGGCAGATGATCAGCCTCGATGCGGGCGATTACCTCCCTCGCGAGTTGTCTGACATTCTGGCGACCCTTCGCGACCAGGCCAATTTCATGCCTGCAAAGCAGCTCGACAAGGTGCTGCGCGAGGAATGGGGACCAGACTGGCGTAAGCAGTTTCGCTGGTTCAATCCGCGCCCCATTGCCGCAGCCAGTATCGGCCAGGTGCACAAGGCGCTGACCCGCGATGGCGAGGAACTGGCGATCAAGGTGCAATATCCCGGGATCGCGGAAAGCATCGACAGCGACGTCGACAACGTGATGACGCTGCTGCGTGTCGCAGGCTTCGCCCCGCCCGAGCTCGAGATCGACAAGCTGCTCGCCGAGGCGAAGAAGCAGCTCCACCAGGAAGCCGATTACCGCCGCGAAGGGGAGCAGATGGCAATGTATCGCGAAAAACTCGCCGATACGCCGGGCTTCATCGTCCCGAGGCTGCACGAGCCGCTGACGACCGATCGCATTCTCGCGATGAGCTTCGAGAATGGCAGCCCGATCGAGGAGCTTGAAAACGAGACCGACGAGCGGCGCGACGCGATATTCTCGAAGCTCCTGCGATTGGTGGCGCGTGAACTGTTCGAATTCGGCGTGATGCAGACCGATCCGAACTTTGCGAACTTCCGATATCGCAAGGATTCAGGCGACATCATTCTGCTCGATTTCGGTGCGTGCCGGGAGGTCGATCCCGAAGTCGCGAACGCTTACCGCGCAATGCTCGAAGCAGGGATGGCGGGCGACAAGGAGCGCGTGAAGGAAGAAACGATCAAGGCGGGCTTCATGCTTCCTATCGTGGTCGAGAAACACGGCGACCGCGTCGACCGCATGATCGAGATCGTCGTCAACGAAATGAGCCGCGATGCGCCGTTCGACTTCGGCGATCGCGCGTTCGTGCCCCTACTCCGTCAAGAAGGTTGGGAGATCGCACAGGACAAGGACACCTGGGCCTTTCCGCCGGTCGAGACGTTGTTCGTCCAGCGCAAGGTTTCAGGCACGGCCTTCCTCGGCGCGCGTCTGAAGGCAAAGGCCAATATCCGCCGGATTACCGAGGAAGTGCTCGAAAGCACCGAGCCCTTCCCCACAGCGAAGGCAGCCTAG
- a CDS encoding YqaE/Pmp3 family membrane protein, protein MLELIALIATILLPPLGVAIKKGLSNDFWINLILTLLFFIPGLIHAIYVNYLRGGTRIA, encoded by the coding sequence ATGCTCGAACTTATCGCTCTTATCGCTACCATTCTTCTTCCGCCGCTAGGCGTTGCCATCAAGAAGGGTCTCAGCAACGATTTCTGGATCAACCTGATCCTCACGCTGCTGTTCTTCATCCCCGGCCTGATCCACGCAATCTACGTGAACTACCTGCGTGGCGGCACGCGGATCGCCTGA
- a CDS encoding SDR family NAD(P)-dependent oxidoreductase: MDLFDLSGRVAVVTGGNGGLGLGMARGLVKAGANVAIWARDEAKKAKALLELRSYGTAEAITLICDVAEESQIEAAMKKTLESFGRVDACFANAGRAGQGAAIPDLTREGWDEVMAVNTRGAALTYKHVTRHMIERAKNGDPGGKLIATSSGQSIMGVNRSSDYAASKAALNGLTRGAAFELARHQITANALLFGYYETDITAAADPKFARWMEKRIPLRRPGDHEGLEGLAVFLASQHSDYITGQCLPVDGGLSIS, translated from the coding sequence ATGGACCTGTTCGATCTCTCCGGCCGCGTCGCGGTCGTCACCGGCGGCAATGGCGGCCTGGGACTTGGCATGGCGCGCGGCCTTGTAAAGGCTGGCGCGAATGTGGCGATCTGGGCCCGCGATGAAGCGAAGAAAGCAAAGGCGCTGCTCGAATTGCGATCATACGGAACGGCGGAGGCGATCACTCTCATCTGCGACGTAGCCGAGGAAAGCCAGATCGAAGCTGCGATGAAAAAGACACTCGAAAGCTTCGGGCGGGTCGATGCATGTTTCGCGAATGCCGGACGCGCGGGTCAAGGCGCTGCCATCCCCGACCTGACGCGCGAGGGATGGGACGAGGTGATGGCAGTCAATACCAGGGGGGCCGCGCTCACATACAAACATGTGACCCGCCACATGATCGAGCGCGCGAAGAACGGCGATCCGGGTGGGAAGCTGATTGCGACCTCCTCGGGCCAGTCGATCATGGGCGTGAACCGGTCGTCCGACTATGCTGCATCGAAAGCCGCTCTGAACGGCCTTACGCGCGGCGCGGCGTTTGAACTCGCCCGCCATCAGATCACGGCCAATGCCTTGCTGTTCGGCTATTACGAGACCGATATCACCGCTGCTGCCGATCCGAAGTTCGCCCGGTGGATGGAAAAACGCATCCCCTTGCGGCGTCCGGGCGATCACGAGGGACTGGAAGGGCTCGCCGTCTTCCTCGCTTCACAGCATAGCGATTACATCACCGGTCAATGCTTGCCGGTCGATGGCGGGCTCAGCATCAGCTGA
- a CDS encoding DUF3429 domain-containing protein — protein sequence MDGNSDLTRAARWLGYAGLLPQFACLAFALSGHEWRFVALAGGFAYAAAIFSFLGGVWWGQALASGRGGAGPYLVAVMPSLIAAVLFLPWSFGWDWPGPALMYLGTFILISPLVDRALGYASRGFVRLRIQLSVGLGVLTVMLGIAAQAIV from the coding sequence ATGGACGGAAATTCTGATCTGACGCGAGCTGCGCGCTGGCTCGGCTATGCTGGGCTGCTGCCGCAGTTCGCCTGCCTCGCTTTTGCTCTGAGCGGTCACGAGTGGCGCTTCGTCGCGCTTGCCGGAGGCTTTGCCTATGCGGCGGCGATTTTCAGCTTTCTCGGCGGCGTTTGGTGGGGACAGGCACTCGCAAGCGGCCGGGGCGGTGCGGGGCCGTATCTCGTGGCGGTCATGCCGAGCCTGATTGCTGCCGTGTTGTTCCTGCCGTGGAGTTTTGGCTGGGATTGGCCGGGTCCTGCGCTGATGTATCTCGGAACGTTCATCCTGATCTCGCCGCTGGTCGACCGGGCGCTGGGCTATGCCTCGCGCGGGTTCGTGCGGCTACGCATACAGCTTTCGGTGGGGCTGGGGGTGCTGACCGTAATGCTGGGAATAGCCGCGCAGGCGATTGTGTAA
- the thyA gene encoding thymidylate synthase codes for MPTLETADTIPSDLHGPGHYEWQYLDLMRQIWESGSERVDRTGVGTRSIAGAMLRFDLAGGAMPLLTTKRVYWKTATREMLWFLTGETNIRPLVLQGVKIWNEWPHARYVKETGEDISLEEFVQRIADDEDFARRWGDLGPVYGKQWVDWPTYRYRKDGLYEKGEGINQVAEVVESLKTSPGSRRHIIEGWNVAELDRMALPPCHKTYQFHVAGDRLNCMLYQRSCDVALGLPFNLWSAALLNRMMAQQVGLEPGELVWMGGDVHLYLNHEHLITEQLSREPSGNPTLEITRKPETIFDYKIGDFVVHDYAPQAPIKAPVAV; via the coding sequence ATGCCGACTCTCGAAACCGCAGATACGATTCCTTCCGATCTCCACGGGCCGGGCCATTACGAGTGGCAATATCTCGACCTGATGCGCCAGATTTGGGAATCTGGGAGCGAGCGGGTCGACCGCACCGGCGTTGGTACGCGCTCGATTGCGGGTGCGATGCTACGGTTCGACCTTGCGGGCGGCGCGATGCCGCTGCTCACCACCAAGCGGGTCTATTGGAAGACGGCCACACGCGAAATGCTGTGGTTCCTCACTGGCGAGACGAATATTCGCCCGCTGGTGCTGCAGGGCGTGAAAATCTGGAACGAATGGCCGCATGCGCGCTATGTCAAGGAAACCGGGGAGGACATCAGCCTCGAAGAGTTCGTCCAGCGGATCGCCGATGATGAGGATTTTGCAAGACGCTGGGGCGATCTCGGCCCGGTCTATGGCAAGCAATGGGTCGACTGGCCGACCTATCGCTATCGCAAGGACGGACTTTACGAGAAGGGCGAGGGGATCAACCAGGTCGCCGAGGTCGTCGAAAGCCTCAAGACCTCTCCCGGCAGCCGACGCCACATCATTGAGGGCTGGAATGTCGCCGAGCTCGACCGGATGGCGCTGCCGCCGTGCCACAAGACCTACCAGTTCCATGTTGCCGGAGATCGGCTGAACTGCATGCTCTACCAGCGGAGCTGCGACGTTGCGCTAGGCCTGCCGTTCAACCTTTGGTCGGCAGCATTGCTCAACCGGATGATGGCGCAGCAGGTGGGGCTCGAGCCGGGTGAGCTTGTTTGGATGGGCGGAGACGTGCATCTCTATCTCAATCACGAGCACCTGATCACCGAACAGCTCTCGCGCGAGCCGTCCGGCAACCCGACTCTCGAAATCACCAGAAAGCCCGAAACAATTTTCGATTACAAAATCGGGGATTTCGTGGTGCATGATTACGCGCCGCAGGCCCCTATCAAGGCTCCTGTTGCGGTCTGA
- a CDS encoding 3-methyl-2-oxobutanoate dehydrogenase (2-methylpropanoyl-transferring) subunit alpha: protein MADPADNSPNSGDNRPALALHVPEPKYRPGDPVDFSDIDIGKPGDQPRPDESAQPDDMQDLAYGLVRVLGDDDKAHGPWDPKLDPETLRTMLGHMAMVRAFDERMFRGQRQGKTSFYMKCTGEEATSVAASMALASDDMVFPSYRQQGILIARGYPMIEMINQIYSNKGDKLKGRQLPIMYSSREHSFFSISGNLATQTPQAVGWAMASAIKGDSRVAATWVGEGSTAEGDFHSACTFATVYNAPVILNVINNQWAISSFSGFAGAERTTFAARALGYGLAGLRVDGNDALACYAAEQWAANRARANAGPTLIEFFTYRAEGHSTSDDPSGYRSAQEREEWPLGDPIMRLKNHLIAIGEWDEDRQAEMDKECAEKVKATTKEAEKNGILGHGLHHPFHTMFEDVFEELPWHLEEQAEQATRERKIKWPDSHPKDGAGK from the coding sequence ATGGCCGATCCGGCCGACAATTCCCCCAATTCGGGCGACAATCGCCCAGCGCTCGCACTGCATGTGCCCGAGCCGAAATACCGTCCGGGCGACCCGGTCGACTTCTCCGACATTGACATCGGCAAGCCCGGCGACCAGCCGCGTCCCGATGAAAGCGCGCAGCCAGACGACATGCAGGACCTTGCCTATGGTCTGGTCCGTGTGCTGGGCGATGACGACAAGGCGCACGGCCCATGGGACCCGAAACTGGATCCGGAGACCTTGCGCACCATGCTCGGCCACATGGCCATGGTCCGCGCTTTCGACGAGCGCATGTTCCGCGGACAGCGGCAGGGCAAAACCAGCTTCTACATGAAGTGCACCGGCGAAGAAGCGACCAGCGTTGCCGCGTCGATGGCGCTCGCAAGCGACGATATGGTGTTTCCGTCCTACCGCCAGCAGGGCATCCTGATCGCGCGCGGCTATCCCATGATCGAGATGATCAATCAGATCTATTCGAACAAGGGCGACAAGCTGAAGGGCCGCCAGCTCCCGATCATGTATTCGAGCCGCGAACACAGTTTCTTTTCGATCTCCGGCAACCTCGCGACCCAGACTCCGCAGGCCGTGGGCTGGGCGATGGCGAGCGCGATCAAGGGCGACAGCCGGGTCGCGGCGACATGGGTGGGCGAAGGTTCGACCGCAGAAGGCGATTTCCATTCCGCCTGCACCTTCGCGACCGTTTATAATGCGCCTGTGATCCTCAACGTAATCAACAACCAGTGGGCGATTTCGAGCTTCTCCGGTTTCGCTGGAGCCGAACGCACCACGTTCGCGGCGCGTGCGCTGGGATACGGTCTTGCAGGGCTGCGGGTCGACGGCAACGATGCACTTGCCTGCTATGCCGCAGAACAATGGGCCGCCAATCGCGCCCGCGCCAATGCCGGGCCGACCCTGATCGAGTTCTTCACATACCGCGCCGAGGGTCACTCCACCTCGGACGATCCATCGGGCTATCGCTCCGCGCAGGAGCGCGAGGAATGGCCGCTTGGCGATCCGATCATGCGCCTCAAGAACCACCTCATCGCGATCGGTGAATGGGATGAGGACCGTCAGGCCGAAATGGATAAGGAGTGCGCCGAGAAGGTGAAAGCAACCACCAAGGAAGCCGAGAAGAACGGCATTCTCGGCCACGGTCTTCACCACCCGTTCCACACCATGTTCGAAGACGTGTTCGAAGAGCTGCCATGGCACCTCGAAGAACAGGCCGAACAGGCCACGCGGGAACGCAAGATCAAGTGGCCCGACAGCCACCCCAAGGATGGAGCGGGCAAATGA